A segment of the Triticum urartu cultivar G1812 chromosome 1, Tu2.1, whole genome shotgun sequence genome:
cgtgacaccttgatctccatcgtagcatcgttgtcgtctcgccaatcttatgcttccacgactatcactaccgcttagtgataaagtaaagcattacagcgtgattgcattgcatacaataaagcgacaaccatatggctcctaccagttgccgataactcggttacaaaacatgatcatctcatacaataaaatttagcatcatgtcttgaccatatcacatcacaacatgccctgcaaaaacaagttagacatcctctactttgttgttgcaagttttacgtggctgctacgggcttagcaagaaccgttcttacctacgcatcaaaaccacaacgatagtttgtcaagttggtgttgttttaaccttcgcaaggaccgggcgtagccacactcggttcaactaaagttggagaaactgacacccgccagccacctgtgtgcaaagcacgtcggtagaaccagtctcgcgtaagcgtacgcatgatgtcggtccgggccgcttcatccaacaataccgccgaaccaaagtatgacatgccggtaagcagtatgacttatatcgcccacaactcacttgtgttctactcgtgcataacatcaacgcataaaacctaggctcggataccactgtttggggaacgtagtaatttcaaaaaaattcctacgcacacgcaagatcatggtgatgcatagcaacgagaggggagagtgctgtctacgtaccctcgtagaccggaagcggaagcgttagcacaacgcggttgatgtagtcgtacgtcttcacggcccgaccgatcaagcacgaaaactacggcacctccgagttctagcacacgttcagctcgatgacgaaccccagactccgatccagcaaagtgttgggaatgagttccgtcagcacgacggcgtggtgacgatcttgatgttctaccatcgcagggcttcgcctaagcaccgctacaatattatcgaggattatggtggaggggggcaccgcacacggctaagagatcaatgatcaattattgtgtctatggggtgccccctgccaccgtatataaaggagtggaggagggggccggccaaggagggtggcgcgccctaggcgggagtccaactcccatagggagtaggactcccctttttcctgttaggagtaggagagggaaggaagaggaaggagggaggaaggaaaggggggccggccccctcccaattcggattgggcttgggggggcgcgccccctcccttgctcctttcccctcctttccactaaggcccaataaggcacatatacctcccgaggggttccgataacctcccggtgatccggtattgtcccaatctcacccggaacctttccggtgtccaaatatagtcgtccaatatatcaatctttatgtctcgaccatttcgagactcctcatcaagtccgtgatcacatccgggactccgaacaaccttcggtacatcaaaatatataaactcataatgaaactgttatcgtaacgttaagcgtgtggaccctacgggtttgagaaaaatgtagacatgactgagacacatctccggtcaataaccaatagcagaacctggatgctcatattggttcctacatattctacgaagatctttatcggtcagaccgcataacaacatacgtttgttccctttgtcatcggtatgttacttgcccgagattcgatcgtcggtatctcaatacctagttcaatctcgttactggcaagtctctttactcgttctataatacatcatcttgcaactaacttattagttgctttgcttgcaaggcttaagtgatgtgcattaccgagagggcccagggatacctctccgacaatcggagtgacaaatcctaatctcgaaatacgccaacctaacatgtacctttggagacacctgtagagaaactttataatcacccagttacgttgtgacgtttggtagcacacaaagtgttccttcggtaaacgggagttgcataatctcatagtcataggaacatgtataagtcatgaagaaagcaatagcaacatactaaacgatcgggtgctaagataatggaatgggtcatgtcaatcacatcattctcctaatgatgtgatcccgttaatcaaatgacaactcatgtctatggttaggaaacataaccatcttcgattaacgagctagtcaagtagaggcatactagtgacactttgcttgtctatgtattcacacaggTATTAttttttcggttaatacaattctagcatgaataataaacatttatcatgatataaggaaataaataataactttattatcgcctctagggcatatttccttcaaacttttcactgccggccgattccagaaggatatgctagggtgatggtcgatgaaataacggagggatttgaggacctccagcttgaccaccctaccggtgaaggggagactcggttgggttctgctctgaagactccatgcctatggcagaaggagctcatcaaccttccgaactggacgcctccgcctcctcctcctcctccggcgagtcaggacactccgcctccttcaccgcctcctcctccggcgagtgacgattagggcactcggccggctccttctccggcgcgtggcggcactccgcctccttctccgcctgcgccggcgcgcccgagcagccagcctcctccttctccgcctcgtcagcaagggcggaagagacccgccgccgctccggctgctccggcgcgtcgtagtccttctcctccgcctcgtaagcaagtaaagaagacaaccgctccgtctgctctgccggcgtctagcagtacagccaaaggcgggaggacatatagattcggtccttctctaaagactccagagaagttaccatacgagaggaccctggaggagaacgccgagatcgcgcgagaaaaagtgaggaacttctttgaaggggtgaaagcaaagaaacatccacctctccggaggagaaggtagatccggtgaaagcgaagcgcactctggctgccctgaaaaactacccaagtctccgccgaaaggcaactatgagcgcattattggaaaggcatttgccgaagcggagcggtcgggaagtactgtcagtgatcaaaggctgaaaggacgacgagctgggaaacaaattgcccagctcggtgaacaagcgaagcaatcgtgccccccgctcaaggtgcctagcgacatcgtcgctaatgatctgaggatggtgcccggttatagcaatttggagattacctgcccgacgatgtacattatgatttcatgaaGGTGcggatacaaagatacgagtacgggaagcctctcgtcaaagatgaaagatctctatcaatgatgatgcgaagattgcatgattggtacttgaaaatctgcagagagtctggggggaggagtactttgtatgtgagagttaaaaaggagcatgacctcgttggaattgaactgttgcctgttccatttgaggagttctttcagtttttcaatcaattggccctcgataaagcaacggtcacctgctactgtctgtaagtagtactacttctgtcattaagtctctctatatagctcagctctttcattgcatgtatttataattatcctcactatattatgcagattgaagatcgtcgaattgaagaaaacacaaatcggtgatattgggttcattaacacaaatctcatagatgcaactcaggttaaatttcatgccgcagataccgaggccaacttgctacaatcgttggtaataaatggaAACAAAAATATAATACTCTTTTCTTACAatttcaagtgagtgttactgtcttgtgcatattcggtttcccttatatattagtcaaggttatagtaatgtaattgatgagttatgcatgcgtgtgcagtttccactatattctcctagagattaagcttgagtagggactagtaaccgtcttagactcgagacgaaaagatccccaggactatgcggacatgactcaaatgcttgagaagtaagttaaatcgatcattatccaccatattagcaactttgttcatttcctgatatatcaagtaattgttttctttgtctggcagggtttggagaaaattcaccaaaaaagctccgggactgccgaagaagctgcaatttagacacccgaaagtaagtactatagtagcatgttccgcacatctcctagtgattcaagcgctagtttcatcaataccatttggcattcttgcttttcagtttgattgacctctatttcttgtaaagtggttgtggcaggaacaagggaatgatttctgtggatactacgtttgcgagtccatccgccacacgacctgtgagcggggctactctgacgaacaatatgaagtgcgtaaataacaacattcacaattttattttattaccatcatttgtgttgagtttcattcattcatatatatatgtattgacctccttctttaaattagatgtttcggaagcgggatgaactcctagcaccagctcgcatgcgagcaattcaagaggaattggcggcattctttcttgaccacgtgatcgctgaagacggagaatactatgtggaccatgcgtccgtatgttaggagattatatttgtaagagataattattgtatatatgtagccggtagtgtcggatagatatacgagaacttgttgttcaaCCAATCTCTCGAAGAAGGAggggtggtcgatatcacttctctctgtatgcatatatgttcatgacgatcttctgtttccttcatttgcttactagctagctagcgtgtctagtcctctctatacgtatgaatagtacgtagcgtcgatcaagcacggacataagagaggacacttctctctattaattatagctagctaacacaatatatgaaacacctaaattaaccccccaaaacccccaaacccaccccccctcccccccttcagaaaaacaaaaaccccagccacagaaatgctgacgcgtggatgcctattcgtcccggttggtgccaccaaccaggaccaaaggccctcctgcctgggctccgcgcacatgCCACGTgaaggcccatcagtcccggttctggattgaaccgggactaaagggacagggcattagtaccgaccctttagtcccggttcagaaatcgggacaaaaggcccttacgaaccgggacaataggctcgttttctactagtggtagtTATTTTGTGTTTAGATGATCAAAAGACTTTGGTTGCTGTGGCTGGATCCTTAGATCTCGTCTGGTCTGTAATGAGCAATGCTACACAGCCGATGATTTTGCGGACGATGCATAGACGACATAGGGTAATAATTGTTGGATTGAATCCCTCCATACCTAAGCAACGTCAGATCCTACCATCGTCCACCTGTCGTGCATAAAAGGTCGTGTGTGCAGCTATTCCGGTCTGTAATAAAGTAGACGTATTTTGCTTTGTGCTTTTGCCAGTTTGCCTTAGGGGGGCAGTTCGTAGTGCTTTGGTCGTTCCTTAGTATTTGTAGATGTTGATGGTGTCTTGAACTTCTAGTTGTGTAATCGTTTAAACCTGATGCTAGTTTCTTTAATGGAAATCGGAAGGGACGGGCCCTTCTTTTATCAAAAAAAACTAATAAAAGAAAAAATTCACCTGTTTCTTCCTTTTATTTGGCAATGAGCTGCTCGTATGTCATTTGACCACCAAAATTTGGACGCTCTTACCGCATCTGAGCATCTTGAATTCCCAAAGCTATTAGATTTCTTTGAAAAAAAATGCTGTTTTTTCACTTTTATTGTTCACTACGAGCATACGAGTCTTCATCCTAAAGGATATGACCTCAGGTGCGGATTACGGATTACTCAACTAGAGGTCAGTTTTTCCTCATGACGATGTATTAATTCTATATATCATTCTGATGACCAACCTAATTAAACTACTCTCTGTTAGTCCATAGTCATAGTTTGAGGTCTCATTTGGTTCGTATGATAGAAATATTATAGGAACTGAAAATAATAAGATGACATATATATCTCAATTTTTAtaggaaaagagatgtcatttgacgCATACGATAGAAAAAAATTCATTGAGTCTAGGTTAATGTTTTTTCCTTTAAAATATGAAGAAAAATAGTTTTATCCTATATAGGAACAGGAATCCATTTCTACAAACCAAAAGAACACAAACGATTTCTTCCCTAACAAAATTGCTATCCTTTAGAACCCTATATACCTAAGAGAGAGTTGCCCACTAACTTATTTATCTCAACATGTAAGCAATGCCACCTCATCATATAATTATAAGTAGGATAAGGCCCACCTCAACATGCAATCATGCATAGAGAAAGACCCATCACACCATTCAACCATGCATGAAAAAATATTTTCTATTCAATTATTCTACTTATATTCAATAaatatttttacaaatatacataATCAAACGTAATAAGTTATGTGTATTTTAAATTATGATTCCCAAGTTAGCAACCTAACTTTTCATCAACCAATTTTCGCAACAAAGCGCGGGGCATCCTCTAGTTCCTATAAAATTTCAGGAGCAACTAGTTAGCATGTGCCCTTTCGAGAAAAAAGGTTTTTTTCGAGAAGCAGTGCTTTGACAATATGTTTTTGTAATTGTGCTTTCCTAGAAGAAGAAAAAAGGCACGGTATGTGCTTTCCGAAAAAAGAAAAGCACAGTTGTgttttccaaaaaaatacagatTACTAGTAGTTCACATGATTGGAATATGGCTCCCGTATGCATGCTATTCTGGGACTGAGGTATGCCTTTCTATGGTGGACCCTGAGGTCGGACTCTTGCTGCTTGATTTTCGATCGAACGGGATTTGGGCACGGTTCAAAATACAGAACGCTCTAGAGAACATGCGATCATTTGGGCACGGTTAAGAGAAATTTTACCAAATCCCTAGTCAACATCAGCCACAGCCGCGCCCCCGCCGTGGTGATGGGCACGCGAGCATTTCGTGTCCTGCCAACCTCATGCCCTCCTAAATCCACGCTAACCATTACCAGACCCCCAGCCCGCAGCACAAATACACGGACGAGCATGGGCAGAGCAGAGCAGAGCCAAGCACGCGAGCTCTCACCAGCACGGCACGACCGGCGCTCCGTCCTCCCTGGCCATGGCTCGCGCGCACGGCGCATTCCTGCTGCAGCTGCTGGCCGCGGGCCTGCAGGTCGTCGCGCTCGCGGCGACCATCACAGTCACACAGACGGACGACCCGCGGTGCCGGCCGAGCCTGCCGCGGCGGGGCGCCATCGCGGTGTACCCGAGCGACATGGAGCAGCTGCAGTTCCTGCTCAACCCCAAGTTCGTGGAGGCGGAGTGGTTCCTCCACGCCGCGCTGGGCCGCGGCATCGACTACCTCGACCGCAACCTCTCGGCGGGCGGCCCGGCCCCCGTCGGCGCGCGCAAGGCCAGCCTCGACTTCCGCACCACCGAGATCGCCGCGGAGCTCGGGTACCAGGAGGTGGGCCACATCAGGGCCATCACGCAGGCCAACGGCGGGTTCCCGCGCCCGCCCATCGACCTCAGCGCCGACCGCTTCGCCGCCATCATGGACGACGCCCTGGGCGCGCGCCTCGACCCGCCCTTCGACGCCTACAACGGCACCGTCAACTTCCTCCTCGCCTCCTACATCCTGCCccacgtcaccgccgccgccgccgtcggcaTCAGCCCCAACCTCATGGGCTACGCCTCCAAGCGCCTCCACGCCAGCGTCCTGGCGGTGGAGGCCGGGCAGGACGCGGTGATCAGGATGCTGCTGTACCAGCGCGCCGACGAGACGGTGGCGCCCTACAAGGGGCACACGGTGGCCGAGTTCACGCGCCGGATCTCCGACTGGCGCAACGAGCTGTCCGGCTGCGGCGCCAAGGACGAGGGGGTCAAGGTGCTGGACCGGCATCAGGGCGCGGAGCGACGCACCATCAGCAACATCCTCGGCGCCGGCGTGGACTCGCTCGGGTACCAGCGGACCCCGGCGGAGGCGCTGCGCATCCTCTACGGCTCGCGCAACGAGCAGGTCCCCGGCGGGTTCCTGCCCCGGGGCGCCAACGGCACCATCGCCAGAGGATTTGTCCAGCTCGCATAGATGTCGCTGCAGCTCGAGGACTCAGCCGGTGCTTCCATTCCACCTCTTTCGTGCTACCCATGGACTGAAACAGGCACAATAAAAACATTGCGATCTATATTTTGAAAAGAAAATTTGTCTCGAGACCAAATTCAGTTTACAGCTCGAGAAACAAAATGCCAGGTGTGAGTCGGAACTTTATACAAAACTGAAATGGGATTTTGCACAGAGATTCATagggatttttatttatttattttggttaATCAAATAGTGTGGGAATAGATGAGACTTTGTTAATTCTCATCTAGATGAGAATGAGCAAATCTGAATTAAAATCTGTTACGAATAGTACATCGTTAGCACTACTCATATTCTTTTTTTCTGAAacgaggcaaaagatttgccattttcattgattaagaagaagagaattgcccgGTTAATTGACGGAAAACCGGGCTAAAATCGATACAGCACAACCCACATGATATGGGCACCACCGGCCAACCTGGCCACCGACATGGAACAGAAGCCACGCCGGCACATGCCAACAGATGGCCACACGTGCAAGCAACCGACAGCTCCGACTTTGACGACGAGCAACACAGGGGAAATATGCAGGACTTGCGCCGACCGTGCCCAAAAGAACACCTCGAACACGCCGGGAAGAACCGACTACCAAGACCACGCCGCGACCCAAGCTCCTCTCGACGCCATCATCGTTGCCAAACAGACACCAGCGCCCCGCCTCAGCAAACCACGCGGCGAAGATGCCGCCATCGACGGCGAAGATGCCATCATCCTCCAGTCTCTCAGTCGTAGCCTGCTCCGAGACGATG
Coding sequences within it:
- the LOC125511943 gene encoding desiccation-related protein PCC13-62-like; amino-acid sequence: MARAHGAFLLQLLAAGLQVVALAATITVTQTDDPRCRPSLPRRGAIAVYPSDMEQLQFLLNPKFVEAEWFLHAALGRGIDYLDRNLSAGGPAPVGARKASLDFRTTEIAAELGYQEVGHIRAITQANGGFPRPPIDLSADRFAAIMDDALGARLDPPFDAYNGTVNFLLASYILPHVTAAAAVGISPNLMGYASKRLHASVLAVEAGQDAVIRMLLYQRADETVAPYKGHTVAEFTRRISDWRNELSGCGAKDEGVKVLDRHQGAERRTISNILGAGVDSLGYQRTPAEALRILYGSRNEQVPGGFLPRGANGTIARGFVQLA